The sequence below is a genomic window from Lolium perenne isolate Kyuss_39 chromosome 7, Kyuss_2.0, whole genome shotgun sequence.
TGCCGGAAAGAGCTCCATCTTCTTTTGTACAGAACACATCAGCCATCAGGACGTGCCAATGGTGTCGACGTTGTCGAGCCAGCTGACCACCTCCTGTATCGCCGGCCGGCTGAGCGGGATGCCGTCGACGCAGAGACATGCGAGGTCCAGCACGTACAGCATTTGCGCCTCCTCGCCCTTGCCCCTCCTCAGCCGCGGGTCCAGCGTCTCGGCGTTCTTCCCGGCCGATCGCATCTGCATCACCCACCCGACCAGGTCCCTCCGCTGCCCGTGCGCCGCCGCCACAAGCTCCACGGGCCGCCTCCCGGTGAGCAGCTCCAGCAGCACCACGCCGAAACTGTACACGTCGCCGCGCAGCGTCGCCACCCACCCCTGCCCGTACTCCGGCGGGATGTACCCCAGCGTGCCCACCACCTCCGTCGTCACGTGCGTCCGGTCCGGCAGGAGCAGCCTCGCCAGCCCGAAGTCCGCCACGCGCGCCTCCCCGGACTCGTCCAGCAGGATGTTGCTCGACTTGATGTCCCGGTGCACGATCTGCGGCGTGCACCGCTCGTGGATGTGCTGCACCCCGCGGCTGGCGCCCCGTGCGATCCTCAGCCTCCCGCTCCAGTCCAGCTCCGGCCGCCGTCCCGCCGCGTCCGGCGGCCGCTCGTGCAGCCAGTCGTGGAGGCTGCCGTTGGCCATGTACGGGTACAGCAGTAACCGGAGCCGGCCGCGAATGCAGAAGCCCTGGAGCGGCACCAGGTTCTCGTGCCGCGTCGCCGAcagcgcctccacctccgcccggAACTCCCGCTCCACCACGCACATGTCGCCGTTCAGCTTCTTCACGGCCAGCCGCGCGCCGCCCTCCAGCTCCGCCAGGAACACCAGGCCGTAGCCCCCCGACCCGATGATCCGAGCCGGGCTGAAGTTGTTGGTCGCCTTCAGGATGTCCAAGAACGTGATGCTCTTCCTGGCCGCGCAGTCGCTCGCCATCTCCTCCGACACGAACAGGATCGTGTCCTTGGATTCGTCCCCGTTCAGCTCCGACATGGAGAAGTCGAACAGAGACGCCTCCGCGAACTTCTCGCCGTCGCTGACGGATCCGTTCGACATGATCCTTCTGATGGCGATCACGGCGAGGCCAAGCACGATGACGACGGCAACCAGGCCTAAGCAAACTCCAAGAACGATGGCCAGGAGCACCCTCTTGCTGACGGTCTTGGACGAGCCTGTCGACGTCGTCGAGGAATTTCGGACGCATGGGACTGAGATTTCCTTGCCGCACAGCTTCGGGTTCGCCGCGAAGCTCGACGGCGGGAACGAGTTGAACTGTCCACCTGTCGGGATCGGGCCCTCGAGATCGTTGTGCGAGACATTGAAGCTGGCCAGGAAGTGGAGCTTGCTGAGCGCCTGTGGGATCGAGCCCGTCAGATGGTTCCACTGCAGATCAAGAATCTGCAGCTTGACGAGGCCGCTGAACTTGGGCGTGATGCCGCCGGAGAGGTTGTTGTGGCTGAGGTCGAGCACTTGGAGCGTCTTCATCAGCCCGACCTCCTCCGGGATCTCGCCGGAGAGGTCGTTGTCGCTGAGGTTGAGCGTGGCGGCGACGCCGTTCATCTGGTAGTACGCGCGGCCCTGCCTGATCGCCGCCCCGTTGTTGGGCGTCAAGGTGAACACGACCGGCATATGGCCCGGATTGAACTCCGCCCTGGCCTTCTCCGACGTGAGCAGCAGCAGTTCCGTCAGCGAAGGCGGTATCGCGCCCGCGAAGTGGTTGTCCGACAGGTCCACGTAGTAGAGCTTCTTCATGCCGCCGAGCCAGGTCGGGATGGGGCCGGTGAGGCGGTTCCCGGCGAGGTTGAGGACGTTGAGGCTCTGCAGCTTGGATATCCACGAGGGTATCTGCCCCGTGAGATCGCACTTCTCCATGACGATCAGCCGGACGCCGCTAACGTGGTCGCCGACCCAGCCGGCGTCCGGCAGGGCCTCGCCGTAGAAGTTGTAGGACACGAGCAGCGCGGTGAGGTCCGTGCAGCCCCGGAGGTTCCAGAACATGCCGCTGATGTTGGTGAAGGAGTTGATGGTCAACGAGACGAACTGCAGTTTAACCATGTTGCCGATCTCCGGCGCGACCTGGCCCGTGATCTCGTTGTTGGCGACGCGCAGCGCCGTCATGGAGGTGCAGGAGTAGATGGTGCGCGGCATGGTGCCGGAGAAGTTGTTGGCGGCGACGTCGAAGACGGTGAGGTTGACGAGGCCGGAGAAGTCGTAGGCGCCGAGGTCCCCGACGAAGCTGTTGGAGCGGAGGTCCAGGTACGTGAGGCTGGTCCAGTTGCTGAGCGCGGGCGGGATGGTGCCGGTGAGGTTGTTCTTCCCGAGCCGCAGCTCCTCCAGCACCGTGAGCGCGCCGATGGACGCCGGGAGCTCGCCCGTGAGCGCATTGTAGGTGAGGTCGAGCTTGACGAGGTTGGTCAGGTTGGCGATGTTGAGGCGGTCGAGCCTCCCCTGGATCCGGTTGGACGGGAGCAGCAGCTGCTGCAGCGTGGTGACGTCGAAGAGGTCGTCGGGGAGCTCGCCCGTGAGGTTGTTGCGGCCGGCGCTGAGCACCAGCAGCTTTGAGCAGGCGCCGAACCCGGGGGAGACGGTGCCGGACAAGGCGTTCACGGAGACGTCGAGCACGGCGAGCGCCGGGCAGATCGCGCAGAGGGAGGACGGGATCGCGCCAAGAAAGCTGTTGTTGCTGGCATTGAGCGACACGAGGCCCGGCGTGAGGTTCCAGAGCATGGACGGGAACTGCCCGGACAGGTAGTTGCTGGAAACGTCCAGCACCTGCAGCGGGAGGGGTGCGCGTCCGGCAGCGGCCGGCAGGTCGGGGAGCGCGCCGGTGAGGCGGTTATAGCTGACGTCGAGGACGGCGGCATTGGGCAGGGAGAGCAGCTCCGCGGGGAAGGCGCCGGCGAGGCTGTTGCCGGAGAGGTTGAGGTGCGCGAGCGCGGTCAGGTTGGCGACCGACGGCGAGATCGTCCCGCCGAGGCCGCGGCCGGGGAGCGACACCCGCGTGACCGCGCCGCCGTCGCAGCCAACTCCCTCCCACGCACAGCAATCCAGCAACCCTCGCCACGAGGCGGCGATGCCGTCGCCTGGCCGCGGCGAGAGGCCATCGAGGAAGGAGAGCAGCGCCGCCCTCTCCCCGTCCACGCACGCGCCGGCGAGGGAGCTGACCAGCAGCAGGAACGACGCAACCGAAATGACGACCTGCCGCCGCATCATAGGGAGAGCTCGGCAGCCGCCGCAACCAACATGGCGAATAATCGTGGCCGGGTTCGGCGCCGGGCGAATTTTTTTGTCAGGTCGGGTGGCGGGAGAGGCTTGCCATTGGCGCAGGCGACATGGAGCGGGAGCGAGTTGAGTTTAATTAGTCGTCGTTGTATAGGTTATCTGGTGCGCAGGTCAACGGCGATGCCGATCGAGGTTGGGGACGGGCCGTAGTGCTTTGCGAGTCATGTTGGGAAAGGTCTGACTTTTGCGATCTCCGGCCGATTGGGCGTCCAGAGGGCGTTTATTAGCAAGATAGTGTGACTCTTCTCTCCCGTTAGCTCTATCGACACTAACCCAAGTTGCGATTTGTTTAGGCGAGGTCGCCAGCTATTATGGTTGCTCCGATGATGTGACTGTTTATGGTACGATAAAAACGCTTGGTCCTTGTCACACGCTTACGTTCTCGATCGAGATGGCAAGCTCGCCGTTCTTCGCTGTACGGACGTGTTTCCTTTGATCCCTCCATCCCATAAAACATGTCTTAATTTTAGATAACTAGATATCTAAAATGGTAACTAGATATATTTAAATTTTAGATAAAGATAAAATCAGTGGTTATCCGCGGGAGACAGGTTTGGTTGGCTCCTCGGTTTTCGAAGCGGCAACTTCGGGTGGTGGACACGGCAGTGTCCGGAGGAGGGTGCCATCGTGCGGTGCTAATCGGTTGTCTCGGTTGTGCGGGGAGCGAGATGGCCTACGTGGGAGGCACTCGTGGTGCAGGATTCCTCGAGCCCCTTCCCGGATATTGGCATACTTCCTTGAACGGTGGTTGCTATTTGGGCGAAAGCCTTGCCCGACATTGTTAGTACCGGTGACGTCGATGCTCTCAAGGATAGTGCTCCTCCACCATTGGCTCCGGTTGAAAATCTTTGGTCTGGTTAGCGGGACAAGGCGGTGACGCCGCCTTGGTGccacttccttcttgaaggcactACCGTTGAAGCCTTTTGTTCATGTCAACTGGTGGTTGCGGTGTGGTTCTTGGGTTGCCACTTGCGGCTTTAGGAATGGTGGTCTTCCCCATTGGGGGCGAGCTCATAATGTCTTCTTCCATGGTGGTTCGGCTTGCGGCTTCAATTCGAGCTCTAGGGCGAGTGTTCCATCGTCTGACAGTACGGTGCCCTCAAACCTGGGGGAGAGGGCAGGGGTCCTCTTCGGCGATGGAGAGGTTACACTGTGATGCAATTCATCCGTGTTTGAAGCAGATGAAGACATTCTCTTTTGATGGTGTGGCGCCCTCCTCCTCCGCTTTGCTTCCTCTACCTTGATTAGCGAATATTTCGACGTCGGAAGACCTAGACGTTTGCAGGTTGTTTGTCTTGTTACATCTTGTTTGCCATGTAATGTTTCTGGTTTTTATTGATGTTTTCCTCAGCATCTTGTAACTCTAGTCATTGGTGGCTTTATATTACTGTATATTAAAGGTGAACCAAATGGAGGCACCACAGCGATTGAGTTACTATTCATGCACATCTACAGTGACTACGTATGAATAATACTTGACAATGAATAGTATGCAGTAATTTATTTCATTGATTTTTACAGTAATATATTTACACATCTACTACTTCAGTGATAATTTCTCGACGGTAATTACCCAATCGTAATTCTTTGGCGGTGCATACTTTTCCAGCGTAAGTAGTGAGCAATAAAAAAATTTAATAATTTTTTACAGTAGTTTTCGGTATAAATTATCAGCAGCAGTAATTTCTCGATGataattacccaactgtaattctTTGGTGCTGCATATTTTTTCAACGATACTACCATACATTAAGCTGAACCAAATGGAGGCACCAAAACGATTGAGTTACTATTCATGCATATCTACAGTTACTATGTAtgaacactacttgatagtaaatagTATGCAATAATTTATCAGAAATACTTTTGTGTACCCACGAATGAgtgtgggtgtttccgtcaccgtcCGAACGCGAGTTCCCGAAGGGCCGTGGCGTTTCCGTCTCTCTTTCCCACGCGTGTAACCTTCTCACGACAACGGGTCTAGATTCACAGAAACTGTCATTCCGGGCGTTCCTCCAGGACCTGATCCCGTGGGAGCTTTAAAATCCGGTTCGTGCAACAACGCGGTGGAATGCAGGCAAACAAACGACCCGTTTCACTTCTCAGCCCATGCAAAAA
It includes:
- the LOC127312321 gene encoding tyrosine-sulfated glycopeptide receptor 1-like: MMRRQVVISVASFLLLVSSLAGACVDGERAALLSFLDGLSPRPGDGIAASWRGLLDCCAWEGVGCDGGAVTRVSLPGRGLGGTISPSVANLTALAHLNLSGNSLAGAFPAELLSLPNAAVLDVSYNRLTGALPDLPAAAGRAPLPLQVLDVSSNYLSGQFPSMLWNLTPGLVSLNASNNSFLGAIPSSLCAICPALAVLDVSVNALSGTVSPGFGACSKLLVLSAGRNNLTGELPDDLFDVTTLQQLLLPSNRIQGRLDRLNIANLTNLVKLDLTYNALTGELPASIGALTVLEELRLGKNNLTGTIPPALSNWTSLTYLDLRSNSFVGDLGAYDFSGLVNLTVFDVAANNFSGTMPRTIYSCTSMTALRVANNEITGQVAPEIGNMVKLQFVSLTINSFTNISGMFWNLRGCTDLTALLVSYNFYGEALPDAGWVGDHVSGVRLIVMEKCDLTGQIPSWISKLQSLNVLNLAGNRLTGPIPTWLGGMKKLYYVDLSDNHFAGAIPPSLTELLLLTSEKARAEFNPGHMPVVFTLTPNNGAAIRQGRAYYQMNGVAATLNLSDNDLSGEIPEEVGLMKTLQVLDLSHNNLSGGITPKFSGLVKLQILDLQWNHLTGSIPQALSKLHFLASFNVSHNDLEGPIPTGGQFNSFPPSSFAANPKLCGKEISVPCVRNSSTTSTGSSKTVSKRVLLAIVLGVCLGLVAVVIVLGLAVIAIRRIMSNGSVSDGEKFAEASLFDFSMSELNGDESKDTILFVSEEMASDCAARKSITFLDILKATNNFSPARIIGSGGYGLVFLAELEGGARLAVKKLNGDMCVVEREFRAEVEALSATRHENLVPLQGFCIRGRLRLLLYPYMANGSLHDWLHERPPDAAGRRPELDWSGRLRIARGASRGVQHIHERCTPQIVHRDIKSSNILLDESGEARVADFGLARLLLPDRTHVTTEVVGTLGYIPPEYGQGWVATLRGDVYSFGVVLLELLTGRRPVELVAAAHGQRRDLVGWVMQMRSAGKNAETLDPRLRRGKGEEAQMLYVLDLACLCVDGIPLSRPAIQEVVSWLDNVDTIGTS